A genome region from Gouania willdenowi chromosome 9, fGouWil2.1, whole genome shotgun sequence includes the following:
- the LOC114469599 gene encoding uncharacterized protein LOC114469599 produces the protein MSIQFSGWEVVDDGGSNPGVVLQPTQSPQNRGVYKMYHGTTIANARLIVANGFKPSSGGLLGKGVYVSRDKKKASAYPRNFLFGVNKSDQVILELRVRVGRVKKIDSNNYHMRETWHRDGYDTAWVPPNCGLSAVPSGLEEDCVFDPKRVKVVGIASTPNSNIQTELEKLLAQRSKSSKGGAGGAAGAVCALCKRKTQHGSAHIQQQCWKCGTTICILMAKHFCP, from the coding sequence ATGTCAATACAGTTCTCAGGCTGGGAGGTGGTTGACGATGGAGGTTCAAATCCTGGAGTGGTGCTACAACCGACTCAGAGCCCTCAAAACCGGGGCGTCTACAAGATGTACCATGGCACCACCATTGCCAATGCTCGCCTCATCGTAGCCAATGGTTTCAAACCATCCTCAGGTGGCCTTTTGGGTAAAGGTGTGTACGTTAGccgtgacaaaaaaaaagcgtCGGCATACCCCAGAAACTTCTTGTTTGGTGTCAACAAATCTGATCAAGTGATTCTAGAGCTGCGTGTGCGTGTTGGCCGTGTCAAAAAAATTGACTCCAATAATTACCACATGCGCGAAACCTGGCACCGTGATGGCTATGACACCGCCTGGGTCCCCCCTAATTGCGGTCTTTCCGCAGTGCCCAGTGGCCTTGAGGAGGATTGTGTTTTTGATCCAAAAAGGGTGAAAGTGGTTGGGATTGCAAGCACCCCAAACAGCAACATACAAACAGAGCTTGAGAAGCTCTTGGCACAAAGATCCAAATCTTCCAAGGGTGGAGCTGGAGGAGCTGCTGGAGCTGTGTGCGCCCTGTGCAAGAGAAAAACCCAGCACGGCTCTGCACACATTCAGCAGCAGTGTTGGAAGTGTGGCACAACCATCTGCATCCTTATGGCCAAGCATTTCTGTCCATGA
- the LOC114469600 gene encoding uncharacterized protein LOC114469600, with amino-acid sequence MSVTFYGWEVNYDDESHRVELEATQEPKDRGIYIMYHGTSVANARSIITNGFRQSTKGMLGKGVYVSRNKKKATRYPLKSDASDRVVLKLKVRVGRVKRIDKNHHLQYTWNEHGYDTAWVPANCGWDAVPSGLEEDCVFDPKRIKVVDIAKASGNVLTELQQLLANSLRDPNNMAEDGEDDAQSVCSVCNRRQQQGVTHITQMCWGCGQNICPYMTKHFCPDHM; translated from the coding sequence ATGTCGGTGACGTTTTATGGCTGGGAGGTAAATTATGACGATGAGTCTCATCGAGTGGAGCTTGAGGCCACTCAGGAGCCCAAAGACCGTGGTATCTACATCATGTACCATGGCACCAGTGTTGCCAATGCACGCTCAATCATCACCAATGGCTTTCGGCAGTCGACCAAAGGCATGCTGGGAAAAGGAGTGTACGTCAGTCGCAACAAGAAAAAGGCAACGCGTTACCCTCTGAAGAGCGACGCCTCAGACCGTGTGGTCCTGAAGTTGAAGGTGCGCGTTGGCCGTGTCAAACGCATCGATAAGAACCATCACCTGCAGTACACATGGAATGAGCATGGCTACGACACCGCCTGGGTGCCTGCCAACTGTGGCTGGGACGCTGTACCCAGCGGCCTAGAGGAGGATTGTGTGTTCGACCCCAAAAGAATCAAAGTTGTGGACATTGCTAAAGCTTCAGGCAACGTGCTGACAGAGCTTCAACAGCTCCTGGCAAATAGTTTGAGAGATCCGAACAATATGGCAGAGGATGGTGAAGATGATGCTCAgagtgtgtgttcagtgtgCAACCGACGGCAACAGCAGGGggtcacacacatcacacagaTGTGCTGGGGCTGTGGGCAGAACATCTGTCCATATATGACTAAGCATTTCTGTCCCGATCATATGTGA
- the skic3 gene encoding tetratricopeptide repeat protein 37 isoform X2 — protein sequence MSSKEVKAALKSAREAIKNKEFKEALKHCKTVLKVEKTNYNAWVFIGLAASELDQPDQSQSAYKKAVELEPDQLLAWQGLANLYEKVDQWDFKAELPNMYQKLIELYASSDKTKCYEMVKKLCDIYESDKENSKLAKVWLQLIQVKEEEPENKKELVELLQRMTQLFTDCFTDGELDNTFHQNLITAFEKAMALMDPVPGDDHKKISANFVECLSKLPQEEVKMKEVCQSVLLLYPNQSYPLEVLCSHYLTTGNMTEDAVSCFSQLLELSPNNGLGHLGLGTKALEESRFEDAIKSLTQGLKKTRLSFGWHSLAEAQFKLHRYSDSLYSCSQGLNACVPEDKELRVKLLRLKLEASVRNGEKSADEALDTFYLIPETEKDPVLLAFKGRAFIMKGKIEQALKVSSELLASNPNLAQGLVLRGLAHIAEGQHKLAEQSFLSAVSQSPDCAEYYFLLGQLYWDMGEETRKDRSKAHTHLLKAAKLDPNFGSAFRYLGHYYRVVANDSARAQGCYKKAFQLNNDDDESGAASVDLSMGQGDMDTALAILESVIEKATPGSAKWAWMRRGLYYLKVGENQQAIADLQSALRADPEDWVSWECLGEAYLNRRSFTAALKAFAKAHQLHPSSIYSVYQAAAIKQTLGKFKEAVAEYLLITEHQDYVPALKGLGECQLSLAKSLMEDCRDGGAIDLIQKSINNLFRAVQLRPDLSCLWKLLGDACTTVHIVSPNRAQVQVPALLVGLDPNTEIHMLNQTQILKVGESCYVRALKLMPEVSSLWYDLGLNYYHQASSQVSCTEGDKKAPSVELEKAQQCLKKAIMMDSGNHSYWNALGVVSTNKGVENFALAQHSFIKSIQAYPDSVVAWTNLGALYLKKDNLELAHEAFKTAQSLEPLYVNCWIGQALIAEGVGSFDTMDLFRHTTELSTHMEGVKGYAYWVCSTLLDKTNRSSELYCYNIVQMNAISAAQVALSKYTERIQSDPCAFIMLGYLNEHLQLKRQAVQAYRRAVDLLQPTASKEELCFAQGSYARALCTSGQWEEAVDAYNSTSLQELSDLVGLALVYCRAGLFSESSNAYERALAVASSEKEKAYIMTALALLQHRQNNLDSAKTLLFKCSMLKEPISESLLCLCALGLVHSDATLATAALTELLKQGPACGSVVEQQCLLTCALLSLQGNYSAVQREASRAVHRNPGNPSLWAILSRVIPQYYPQKANGGAVAGHVACLASMTLGKRALLYSGVNQLANGRHCGEDKHKNAIKTMQRAVLLCPDDAATWAGLMAACHTENTACYLSGLAPNRQGLNQSLMSVVSEKVRNVEELERPLAQSLEGWVLQQAVSGLTLEGRVEQAEALCTQVLNVSPEHPAVMLSLRQVQCQRLLIASAVLPDAVLEQLNSVVMINSSNVGAWHWLAEVYRSQGLLLQAVMAYKQSLQFASQLGMQSCQVASLLRLALLALRPCMVGLPGNNWTDLVLEATTEVLKLGSSPVALLFQALLHYLTKMTARETRRMLERLVYVSSHDYPETVVQVASWYLLRHLHTKNDEELINVLLQHAKKNGNQRLLEFHLLLSASSA from the exons ATGTCAAGTAAAGAAGTGAAAGCTGCACTTAAAAGTGCTCGAGAGGCCATTAAAAACAAGGAGTTTAAAGAGGCTCTTAAACACTGCAAG ACTGTCCTGAAAGTTGAGAAGACCAATTACAATGCCTGGGTTTTCATTGGTTTGGCAGCCAGTGAACTGGACCAACCAGATCAATCACAGTCAGCTTATAAAAAGGCTGTGGAGCTGGAGCCTGACCAGCTACTGGCCTGGCAG GGTTTGGCAAACCTTTATGAAAAGGTTGATCAATGGGATTTCAAAGCTGAGCTGCCAAATATGTATCAAAAGCTTATTGAGCTGTATGCAAG CTCGGATAAAACCAAATGTTATGAGATGGTGAAAAAGCTTTGTGATATTTATGAATCtgataaagaaaattcaaag TTGGCAAAGGTTTGGCTGCAGCTCATTCAAGTAAAGGAGGAGGAGCCTGAGAATAAGAAGGAGTTGGTTGAGCTGTTGCAGCGGATGACGCAGCTCTTTACAGACTGCTTTACGGATGGCGAGTTGGACAATACATTTCATCAGAAT TTAATTACAGCATTTGAAAAAGCCATGGCGTTAATGGATCCAGTTCCAGGTGACGATCACAAGAAGATCTCAGCTAACTTTGTGGAATGTCTTTCAAAA CTGCCACAAGAAGAAGTGAAAATGAAAGAGGTGTGCCAGTCTGTGCTCTTGCTCTACCCCAACCAAAGTTATCCTCTAGAGGTCCTTTGCTCTCACTACCTGACCACCG GTAACATGACTGAGGATGCAGTTAGCTGTTTCTCCCAGTTGCTGGAGCTTTCCCCCAACAATGGATTAGGTCATCTGGGTTTGGGCACCAAAGCACTTGAAGAATCAAGATTTGAAGATGCCATTAAGAGCCTCACACAAG GGTTAAAGAAAACAAGATTGAGTTTTGGGTGGCACAGTTTGGCCGAGGCGCAGTTTAAACTGCACAGATACTCTGACAGTCTGTACTCGTGTTCCCAAG GGTTGAATGCGTGTGTCCCTGAGGATAAAGAGCTGAGAGTAAAACTACTGAGACTTAAACTGGAGGCTTCAGTGAGAAATGGAGAGAAGAGTGCAGATGAAGCTCtggacacattttatttg ATTCCAGAAACTGAAAAAGACCCAGTCCTATTAGCCTTTAAAGGACGAGCATTTATCATGAAAGGAAAGATTGAACAAGCTCTTAAG GTGTCTTCAGAGTTGTTGGCCTCAAACCCAAACCTGGCACAGGGACTGGTTCTCAGAGGACTGGCACACATAGCTGAGGGTCAGCACAAGCTCGCAGAGCAGAG TTTCCTCAGTGCTGTGAGCCAGAGCCCAGACTGTGCAGAGTATTATTTCTTGCTTGGACAGCTCTACTGGGACATGGGAGAGGAGACCCGGAAAGATCGCagcaaagcacacacacacctactaAAG gCGGCAAAGCTTGATCCCAACTTTGGCTCTGCGTTTCGATACCTTGGCCATTATTATCGAGTGGTGGCTAATGATAGTGCGCGTGCACAAGGTTGCTACAAGAAGGCTTTTCAGCTgaacaatgatgatgatgagtctGGAGCTGCCTCAGTTGATCTCAGTATGGGACAGGGAGATATG GACACTGCTTTAGCAATACTTGAGTCAGTCATAGAGAAAGCCACTCCAGGCTCGGCTAAATGGGCCTGGATGAGACGTGGCCTTTACTACCTGAAGGTTGGGGAAAATCAACAAGCTATAGCTGA TTTGCAGTCCGCTCTCAGAGCAGACCCAGAGGATTGGGTGAGCTGGGAGTGTTTAGGTGAGGCCTACCTGAACCGTAGGAGCTTTACAGCTGCACTGAAAGCCTTTGCTAAAGCCCATCAGCTCCATCCCAGCTCCATCTACAGCGTCTACCAGGCCGCTGCTATCAAACAGACTCTGGGCAAGTTTAAAGAAGCCGTTGCAGAGTACTTGTTGATCACAGAACACCAAGACTATGTTCCTGCCCTGAAAG GACTTGGGGAGTGCCAGTTGTCTTTAGCAAAAAGTTTAATGGAGGACTGCAGAGATGGAGGAGCTATTGACCTCATTCAGAAGTCCATTAACAACCTATTCAG AGCTGTGCAGCTACGACCCGACCTATCGTGTTTGTGGAAGCTTCTGGGAGACGCCTGTACCACCGTTCACATCGTCTCTCCAAACAGAGCCCAGGTTCAGGTGCCAGCCTTACTGGTTGGGTTAGACCCCAACACTGAGATCCACATGCTAAATCAGACCCAGATTCTTAAAGTTGGTGAGAG CTGCTACGTTCGAGCTCTGAAACTGATGCCTGAGGTCTCTAGCCTTTGGTATGACCTCGGCCTCAACTACTATCACCAGGCCAGCTCTCAAGTTTCCTGTACTGAGGGAGACAAAAAGGCTCCGTCAGTGGAGCTAGAGAAAGCCCAGCAG TGTTTAAAAAAGGCTATCATGATGGACAGTGGGAACCACAGCTACTGGAACGCACTGGGAGTTGTTTCCACTAACAAGG GTGTTGAGAACTTTGCTTTGGCTCAGCATAGCTTCATCAAGTCTATTCAAGCATATCCAGAT AGTGTTGTTGCCTGGACTAACCTGGGtgctttatatttgaaaaaagacaatttagaG CTTGCACATGAGGCATTTAAGACTGCTCAGTCTTTGGAGCCTCTTTACGTCAACTGCTGGATTGGACAG GCGCTGATAGCAGAAGGCGTGGGAAGCTTTGACACCATGGACCTTTTCAGGCACACCACAGAGCTCAGCACTCAT ATGGAAGGAGTGAAAGGTTATGCCTACTGGGTTTGTTCCACACTGCTAGACAAGACCAATAGGAGCTCTGAGCTGTACTGCTACAACATAGTGCAGATGAATGCCATTTCTGCTGCTCAGGTGGCTCTGAGCAAGTACACAG AGAGGATCCAGTCTGACCCCTGTGCCTTCATAATGCTGGGATATCTCAACGAACACCTACAGCTGAAGAGGCAAGCCGTACAAGCTTACCGAAG AGCTGTTGACTTGCTTCAACCAACTGCCTCCAAGGAAGAGCTTTGTTTTGCTCAGGGCAGCTACGCTCGTGCTTTGTG CACCTCTGGTCAATGGGAGGAAGCAGTTGATGCTTACAACTCCACTTCACTGCAGGAGCTCAGTGACCTGGTGGGATTGGCTCTGGTCTACTGCAGAGCAGGACTGTTCTCAGAAAGCAGCAATG CCTATGAGCGTGCTCTGGCTGTGGCCTCCAGTGAGAAGGAGAAAGCTTACATAATGACAGCTCTGGCTCTGCTGCAGCACCGACAGAACAACCTGGATTCAGCCAAGACCCTGCTGTTTAAATG CTCAATGTTAAAAGAGCCCATTTCAGAGtctctgctgtgtttgtgcGCTCTGGGATTGGTCCACAGTGATGCTACTTTAGCTACTGCAGCtctgactgagctgctgaaacAAGGCCCAGCCTGTGGGAGTGTTGTTGAGCAGCAATGTCTGCTCACCTGTGCTTTGCTGTCCCTGCAAGGCAACTACAGTGCTGTGCAAAGGGAGGCCTCCAGAGCAGTACATCG aaATCCTGGAAACCCTTCTCTGTGGGCCATTTTGTCCAGAGTGATACCACAGTACTACCCCCAAAAGGCAAAT gGTGGTGCAGTGGCTGGCCATGTTGCCTGTCTCGCAAGTATGACTCTAGGAAAG AGGGCGCTGTTGTACAGTGGTGTGAACCAGCTGGCCAATGGGAGGCACTGTGGAGaggacaaacacaaaaatgcaatcaAGACAATGCAAAGAGCTGTGCTGCTCTGTCCTG ATGATGCGGCTACATGGGCTGGGTTGATGGCAGCCTGTCACACTGAAAACACTGCCTGCTATCTTTCTGGTTTGGCTCCCAACAGACAAGGACTGAACCAAAGCCTGATGTCAGTGGTGTCTGAGAAAG TGCGCAACGTGGAAGAGCTGGAGCGTCCTCTTGCTCAGTCTTTGGAGGGCTGGGTGCTGCAACAGGCAGTGTCAGGTCTCACACTGGAGGGCCGGGTGGAGCAGGCAGAGGCCCTCTGCACTCAG GTGCTTAATGTTTCTCCTGAACACCCGGCAGTGATGCTGTCACTTCGTCAAGTGCAATGTCAGCGCCTCCTCATTGCCAGTGCAGTCCTTCCTGACGCTGTACTTGAGCAGCTCAACAGTGTCGTTATGATAAATTCCTCAAATGTTGGGGCATGGCAC TGGCTGGCTGAGGTCTATCGTAGCCAGGGTCTGCTGTTACAGGCAGTCATGGCCTACAAGCAGAGCCTGCAGTTTGCTTCACAGCTCGGCATGCAAAGCTGCCAGGTTGCCAGCCTGCTCCGACTGGCCTTGCTCGCTTTGAGACCTTGTATg GTGGGTCTCCCTGGAAACAACTGGACTGATCTGGTTTTAGAAGCTACTACTGAGGTTTTAAAGCTGGGCTCATCGCCGGTAGCGCTGCTTTTCCAGGCTTTGCTCCACTACTTGACCAAGATGACAGCCAG GGAAACGAGACGCATGCTGGAGAGGCTGGTGTACGTTTCCTCTCACGACTACCCAGAGACGGTTGTGCAGGTGGCCAGCTGGTATCTCCTCAGACACTTACACACCAAAAACGACGAGGAACTCATAAAT GTCCTTTTGCAGCATGCCAAAAAGAATGGAAATCAGAGACTGCTGGAGTTTCATTtactgctttctgcttcatcaGCTTGA
- the skic3 gene encoding tetratricopeptide repeat protein 37 isoform X1, with translation MVCKLERQTMSSKEVKAALKSAREAIKNKEFKEALKHCKTVLKVEKTNYNAWVFIGLAASELDQPDQSQSAYKKAVELEPDQLLAWQGLANLYEKVDQWDFKAELPNMYQKLIELYASSDKTKCYEMVKKLCDIYESDKENSKLAKVWLQLIQVKEEEPENKKELVELLQRMTQLFTDCFTDGELDNTFHQNLITAFEKAMALMDPVPGDDHKKISANFVECLSKLPQEEVKMKEVCQSVLLLYPNQSYPLEVLCSHYLTTGNMTEDAVSCFSQLLELSPNNGLGHLGLGTKALEESRFEDAIKSLTQGLKKTRLSFGWHSLAEAQFKLHRYSDSLYSCSQGLNACVPEDKELRVKLLRLKLEASVRNGEKSADEALDTFYLIPETEKDPVLLAFKGRAFIMKGKIEQALKVSSELLASNPNLAQGLVLRGLAHIAEGQHKLAEQSFLSAVSQSPDCAEYYFLLGQLYWDMGEETRKDRSKAHTHLLKAAKLDPNFGSAFRYLGHYYRVVANDSARAQGCYKKAFQLNNDDDESGAASVDLSMGQGDMDTALAILESVIEKATPGSAKWAWMRRGLYYLKVGENQQAIADLQSALRADPEDWVSWECLGEAYLNRRSFTAALKAFAKAHQLHPSSIYSVYQAAAIKQTLGKFKEAVAEYLLITEHQDYVPALKGLGECQLSLAKSLMEDCRDGGAIDLIQKSINNLFRAVQLRPDLSCLWKLLGDACTTVHIVSPNRAQVQVPALLVGLDPNTEIHMLNQTQILKVGESCYVRALKLMPEVSSLWYDLGLNYYHQASSQVSCTEGDKKAPSVELEKAQQCLKKAIMMDSGNHSYWNALGVVSTNKGVENFALAQHSFIKSIQAYPDSVVAWTNLGALYLKKDNLELAHEAFKTAQSLEPLYVNCWIGQALIAEGVGSFDTMDLFRHTTELSTHMEGVKGYAYWVCSTLLDKTNRSSELYCYNIVQMNAISAAQVALSKYTERIQSDPCAFIMLGYLNEHLQLKRQAVQAYRRAVDLLQPTASKEELCFAQGSYARALCTSGQWEEAVDAYNSTSLQELSDLVGLALVYCRAGLFSESSNAYERALAVASSEKEKAYIMTALALLQHRQNNLDSAKTLLFKCSMLKEPISESLLCLCALGLVHSDATLATAALTELLKQGPACGSVVEQQCLLTCALLSLQGNYSAVQREASRAVHRNPGNPSLWAILSRVIPQYYPQKANGGAVAGHVACLASMTLGKRALLYSGVNQLANGRHCGEDKHKNAIKTMQRAVLLCPDDAATWAGLMAACHTENTACYLSGLAPNRQGLNQSLMSVVSEKVRNVEELERPLAQSLEGWVLQQAVSGLTLEGRVEQAEALCTQVLNVSPEHPAVMLSLRQVQCQRLLIASAVLPDAVLEQLNSVVMINSSNVGAWHWLAEVYRSQGLLLQAVMAYKQSLQFASQLGMQSCQVASLLRLALLALRPCMVGLPGNNWTDLVLEATTEVLKLGSSPVALLFQALLHYLTKMTARETRRMLERLVYVSSHDYPETVVQVASWYLLRHLHTKNDEELINVLLQHAKKNGNQRLLEFHLLLSASSA, from the exons ATGGTGTGCAAGTTGGAAAGGCAAACA ATGTCAAGTAAAGAAGTGAAAGCTGCACTTAAAAGTGCTCGAGAGGCCATTAAAAACAAGGAGTTTAAAGAGGCTCTTAAACACTGCAAG ACTGTCCTGAAAGTTGAGAAGACCAATTACAATGCCTGGGTTTTCATTGGTTTGGCAGCCAGTGAACTGGACCAACCAGATCAATCACAGTCAGCTTATAAAAAGGCTGTGGAGCTGGAGCCTGACCAGCTACTGGCCTGGCAG GGTTTGGCAAACCTTTATGAAAAGGTTGATCAATGGGATTTCAAAGCTGAGCTGCCAAATATGTATCAAAAGCTTATTGAGCTGTATGCAAG CTCGGATAAAACCAAATGTTATGAGATGGTGAAAAAGCTTTGTGATATTTATGAATCtgataaagaaaattcaaag TTGGCAAAGGTTTGGCTGCAGCTCATTCAAGTAAAGGAGGAGGAGCCTGAGAATAAGAAGGAGTTGGTTGAGCTGTTGCAGCGGATGACGCAGCTCTTTACAGACTGCTTTACGGATGGCGAGTTGGACAATACATTTCATCAGAAT TTAATTACAGCATTTGAAAAAGCCATGGCGTTAATGGATCCAGTTCCAGGTGACGATCACAAGAAGATCTCAGCTAACTTTGTGGAATGTCTTTCAAAA CTGCCACAAGAAGAAGTGAAAATGAAAGAGGTGTGCCAGTCTGTGCTCTTGCTCTACCCCAACCAAAGTTATCCTCTAGAGGTCCTTTGCTCTCACTACCTGACCACCG GTAACATGACTGAGGATGCAGTTAGCTGTTTCTCCCAGTTGCTGGAGCTTTCCCCCAACAATGGATTAGGTCATCTGGGTTTGGGCACCAAAGCACTTGAAGAATCAAGATTTGAAGATGCCATTAAGAGCCTCACACAAG GGTTAAAGAAAACAAGATTGAGTTTTGGGTGGCACAGTTTGGCCGAGGCGCAGTTTAAACTGCACAGATACTCTGACAGTCTGTACTCGTGTTCCCAAG GGTTGAATGCGTGTGTCCCTGAGGATAAAGAGCTGAGAGTAAAACTACTGAGACTTAAACTGGAGGCTTCAGTGAGAAATGGAGAGAAGAGTGCAGATGAAGCTCtggacacattttatttg ATTCCAGAAACTGAAAAAGACCCAGTCCTATTAGCCTTTAAAGGACGAGCATTTATCATGAAAGGAAAGATTGAACAAGCTCTTAAG GTGTCTTCAGAGTTGTTGGCCTCAAACCCAAACCTGGCACAGGGACTGGTTCTCAGAGGACTGGCACACATAGCTGAGGGTCAGCACAAGCTCGCAGAGCAGAG TTTCCTCAGTGCTGTGAGCCAGAGCCCAGACTGTGCAGAGTATTATTTCTTGCTTGGACAGCTCTACTGGGACATGGGAGAGGAGACCCGGAAAGATCGCagcaaagcacacacacacctactaAAG gCGGCAAAGCTTGATCCCAACTTTGGCTCTGCGTTTCGATACCTTGGCCATTATTATCGAGTGGTGGCTAATGATAGTGCGCGTGCACAAGGTTGCTACAAGAAGGCTTTTCAGCTgaacaatgatgatgatgagtctGGAGCTGCCTCAGTTGATCTCAGTATGGGACAGGGAGATATG GACACTGCTTTAGCAATACTTGAGTCAGTCATAGAGAAAGCCACTCCAGGCTCGGCTAAATGGGCCTGGATGAGACGTGGCCTTTACTACCTGAAGGTTGGGGAAAATCAACAAGCTATAGCTGA TTTGCAGTCCGCTCTCAGAGCAGACCCAGAGGATTGGGTGAGCTGGGAGTGTTTAGGTGAGGCCTACCTGAACCGTAGGAGCTTTACAGCTGCACTGAAAGCCTTTGCTAAAGCCCATCAGCTCCATCCCAGCTCCATCTACAGCGTCTACCAGGCCGCTGCTATCAAACAGACTCTGGGCAAGTTTAAAGAAGCCGTTGCAGAGTACTTGTTGATCACAGAACACCAAGACTATGTTCCTGCCCTGAAAG GACTTGGGGAGTGCCAGTTGTCTTTAGCAAAAAGTTTAATGGAGGACTGCAGAGATGGAGGAGCTATTGACCTCATTCAGAAGTCCATTAACAACCTATTCAG AGCTGTGCAGCTACGACCCGACCTATCGTGTTTGTGGAAGCTTCTGGGAGACGCCTGTACCACCGTTCACATCGTCTCTCCAAACAGAGCCCAGGTTCAGGTGCCAGCCTTACTGGTTGGGTTAGACCCCAACACTGAGATCCACATGCTAAATCAGACCCAGATTCTTAAAGTTGGTGAGAG CTGCTACGTTCGAGCTCTGAAACTGATGCCTGAGGTCTCTAGCCTTTGGTATGACCTCGGCCTCAACTACTATCACCAGGCCAGCTCTCAAGTTTCCTGTACTGAGGGAGACAAAAAGGCTCCGTCAGTGGAGCTAGAGAAAGCCCAGCAG TGTTTAAAAAAGGCTATCATGATGGACAGTGGGAACCACAGCTACTGGAACGCACTGGGAGTTGTTTCCACTAACAAGG GTGTTGAGAACTTTGCTTTGGCTCAGCATAGCTTCATCAAGTCTATTCAAGCATATCCAGAT AGTGTTGTTGCCTGGACTAACCTGGGtgctttatatttgaaaaaagacaatttagaG CTTGCACATGAGGCATTTAAGACTGCTCAGTCTTTGGAGCCTCTTTACGTCAACTGCTGGATTGGACAG GCGCTGATAGCAGAAGGCGTGGGAAGCTTTGACACCATGGACCTTTTCAGGCACACCACAGAGCTCAGCACTCAT ATGGAAGGAGTGAAAGGTTATGCCTACTGGGTTTGTTCCACACTGCTAGACAAGACCAATAGGAGCTCTGAGCTGTACTGCTACAACATAGTGCAGATGAATGCCATTTCTGCTGCTCAGGTGGCTCTGAGCAAGTACACAG AGAGGATCCAGTCTGACCCCTGTGCCTTCATAATGCTGGGATATCTCAACGAACACCTACAGCTGAAGAGGCAAGCCGTACAAGCTTACCGAAG AGCTGTTGACTTGCTTCAACCAACTGCCTCCAAGGAAGAGCTTTGTTTTGCTCAGGGCAGCTACGCTCGTGCTTTGTG CACCTCTGGTCAATGGGAGGAAGCAGTTGATGCTTACAACTCCACTTCACTGCAGGAGCTCAGTGACCTGGTGGGATTGGCTCTGGTCTACTGCAGAGCAGGACTGTTCTCAGAAAGCAGCAATG CCTATGAGCGTGCTCTGGCTGTGGCCTCCAGTGAGAAGGAGAAAGCTTACATAATGACAGCTCTGGCTCTGCTGCAGCACCGACAGAACAACCTGGATTCAGCCAAGACCCTGCTGTTTAAATG CTCAATGTTAAAAGAGCCCATTTCAGAGtctctgctgtgtttgtgcGCTCTGGGATTGGTCCACAGTGATGCTACTTTAGCTACTGCAGCtctgactgagctgctgaaacAAGGCCCAGCCTGTGGGAGTGTTGTTGAGCAGCAATGTCTGCTCACCTGTGCTTTGCTGTCCCTGCAAGGCAACTACAGTGCTGTGCAAAGGGAGGCCTCCAGAGCAGTACATCG aaATCCTGGAAACCCTTCTCTGTGGGCCATTTTGTCCAGAGTGATACCACAGTACTACCCCCAAAAGGCAAAT gGTGGTGCAGTGGCTGGCCATGTTGCCTGTCTCGCAAGTATGACTCTAGGAAAG AGGGCGCTGTTGTACAGTGGTGTGAACCAGCTGGCCAATGGGAGGCACTGTGGAGaggacaaacacaaaaatgcaatcaAGACAATGCAAAGAGCTGTGCTGCTCTGTCCTG ATGATGCGGCTACATGGGCTGGGTTGATGGCAGCCTGTCACACTGAAAACACTGCCTGCTATCTTTCTGGTTTGGCTCCCAACAGACAAGGACTGAACCAAAGCCTGATGTCAGTGGTGTCTGAGAAAG TGCGCAACGTGGAAGAGCTGGAGCGTCCTCTTGCTCAGTCTTTGGAGGGCTGGGTGCTGCAACAGGCAGTGTCAGGTCTCACACTGGAGGGCCGGGTGGAGCAGGCAGAGGCCCTCTGCACTCAG GTGCTTAATGTTTCTCCTGAACACCCGGCAGTGATGCTGTCACTTCGTCAAGTGCAATGTCAGCGCCTCCTCATTGCCAGTGCAGTCCTTCCTGACGCTGTACTTGAGCAGCTCAACAGTGTCGTTATGATAAATTCCTCAAATGTTGGGGCATGGCAC TGGCTGGCTGAGGTCTATCGTAGCCAGGGTCTGCTGTTACAGGCAGTCATGGCCTACAAGCAGAGCCTGCAGTTTGCTTCACAGCTCGGCATGCAAAGCTGCCAGGTTGCCAGCCTGCTCCGACTGGCCTTGCTCGCTTTGAGACCTTGTATg GTGGGTCTCCCTGGAAACAACTGGACTGATCTGGTTTTAGAAGCTACTACTGAGGTTTTAAAGCTGGGCTCATCGCCGGTAGCGCTGCTTTTCCAGGCTTTGCTCCACTACTTGACCAAGATGACAGCCAG GGAAACGAGACGCATGCTGGAGAGGCTGGTGTACGTTTCCTCTCACGACTACCCAGAGACGGTTGTGCAGGTGGCCAGCTGGTATCTCCTCAGACACTTACACACCAAAAACGACGAGGAACTCATAAAT GTCCTTTTGCAGCATGCCAAAAAGAATGGAAATCAGAGACTGCTGGAGTTTCATTtactgctttctgcttcatcaGCTTGA